A stretch of DNA from Desulfosarcina ovata subsp. ovata:
CGAACCGGCGTAACCGCCGGCCCGTCCATAAAAATGGGATCGGGAGGGGTGGTGGCGCCCGCACGGGTCTGACCCGCTTGCCGGCTCCTATGCGTCGCTTCCACTGACTTTCCACGTTCATGCCGTTCCGAACGTTTCGTTACCGGCTCCACACCAAACGCGTCTTCCGAGCGTGAAACAACACCGTCAGTTGACACAAGGCCATGAAGATTCGGGTCTCGATTCATCCAAGGACGAACAGCTGCATCGCGGCGGTTGTTGAGACCGGTCTGCTTCGGCTTCCCAATAACGGGAGAACTGCATTTACTTCCCGGCGCCTTCGCAAGCTCCGAATCCTCGGTGTGTTCCGAAGGCGAAGGGCCCACCACCTGGCGGACCTCGGACCCCAGCGGCTGCTGCGCAACGCTGTGCGCAATGCCACGTTGTCCGAGGCCCTCCTCCCAAAACGGTCGAGGTGGGGCGTGGCTGTGGGACAGACCGTCGCCAGAATCCATCGGCCCGGACGATTCACCCGCTGCGGCCGGCATCCCGGCCGGGGCAACCGTAATCCGCGGCGCGCTGTCCGAAGCCGCATGTCCCAGCGGTCGCTGGCTCATGCGGATGATGTTGAAAAAAAATCCCACCGCCTGAACACCTCGTTTAAATTAATGAACTCGCAAAACGTCTCATCTTCTGGCGTATTGATTAAACGGCCATGCCCCGCGCCCGGTCGATCAACTCGAGATAGCGCAGACGGCGCTGCCGGGGCAGGGACAAGATTTCCGCCTCGCTCCAGTGATACGTGGAGGCGATCCGATGGATATCCACGTTCACATCGCGCAGCAGCCGCTTCAGATGGAAAAGCGGATCGATATCGATGACATTGACCCGGCCGCAACCCGTGCAAGTCGCCTGCACCTGGCCGGTCACCTCGGGAGCCTGGGCTTCCATGGCCGCCTCGATGCAGTCGATTTCCGCAGCCGTCAACCCATCCACCAGATCGGCCGCATCCGCTGCCTGGGCGTCGGTGTCTTCCCGCACCAGGCAGCGCTGCAGCAAGGTCGCGACCGCCGTGTCGTCAGGGGCGAACCGAGCCAGGATTTTCTGGTCGGCCCCGTTGGGCGTGCGCCAGCGGTATGCCCCGGAGGCAAGGTCCGTTTCACAAAACGGATAGGTCGGCCCGGCGGGTTTGACCGGCAGGGCCGAAAACCGCAGCGGGAAGTCGAACCGCTGGCCGCAGGCCGTGCATTCGACCGTGAACCAGACCTCGTCCTCGCCCAGCCGTCCGGCCAGACAAACGGATAGAAACTGCCGGTCGCCGACGCAAAGCGCATCGACCCATGGTGTCTCCGGGGCCAGGTCGCCGATATGCGCCAAGGCAGCCTGCAAGATCATGGTGGTCGCCTCGGGCAGGGTTTCGGCGGTCTGCAAGGCCTCGCTGACGGCCAGCTCAACCGCCCCGGTCAGCGGCCGGAAACCGACCTCACGGTGCCGTCGGCCGTCATGCCACAATCCACCCGGCAGGCGCATCAGGATTCCGTCGGTTCCGAAACGCTGGTATCCCTCTGCCAGCCTTCGTGCTGCAGGGTGACGGTCTGAATCCCCACGGTATTCATGCTGCCCGCATCCAGATCCGGCACGGCCTGATAATCGGATACCCAGGCCCGGTAAAGCTTGTAGGCAATCGCCACCTGCCCCTGCAGGTTCAGCACATTGATAATGACATCCTTGCGGAAATTCTTCAGCGACATGCCGCCGTCGCCCTCGATGTTGTTCACCAGGTTGGCCCAGGTTTCGAAAACCGGATCGTGGGTCAGGCCCTGCTCGAGGGTGACCGGCTCGTAACTGGTGCCGCCGGGCATGATCCGCTCATGGGAGGGATCGTTGGAGGCGCGCCACTTGACCGGTTCGGTCTTCTTCTTGAGCGCGCTCATCTTCTTGAGCCCGGCCACCACCTGGCCATCGATGACCACCTGGAATTTGAAGGTCCGATAGGGATCATGACGATGGGTGTTGACGGGAAAAAGGGGAGCAGCCATCCGTAGCCTCCTTTATTGTTGGGCAACCTTTTGCTGGATTCTGACAATGACGAATTCGGCCGGCTTGAGCGGGGCGAAGCCGACGATCACGATCACCTGGCCGCGGTCGATATCGCCCTGGGTCATGGTGTCGCCCAGGCCGCAGCGCACGAAATAGGCATCGGACGCTTTTTCTCCCTGGAAAGCACCCGCCCGGAAGAGGCCGTCCATGAACGAACCGATGTTGCCTCGAAGGGAGGCCCACAGGTTATGGTTGTTCGGTTCGAATACCGCCCACTGGATCCCGTTGAAAATGCTCTGCTCGATCATGATGGCGGTGCGCCGGACCGGCACGTAGCGCCATTCAGGCTCGGCCTTGGTCGCCAGGGTGCGCGTCCCCCAGATGACCGGTCCGTATCCGGGCATGCGCCGCAGGCAGTTGATACCAAGCGGATTGAGGCTGTCCTGTTCACTATCCTCGACCACATACTGCAGACCGGCGACACCCAAAAGGGAGGTTTCCACGCCGGCCGGAGCTTTCCAGACGCCGCGCCGGCCGTCGGTCTTGGCCCACATGCCGGCGGCGAACGCGCTCGGCCCGACCAAAAGGGTGGTCGGCACGCCGGGATTGGTTTCGGCGTTGTAGAAGGGATTGGCCACCTTGGCCCAGGGGTAGTAGACCACGGCGTACGTCTTGGGTTTGAAGCCGAGGTCGGTGACGCTTTTTTCGGTGGTGAATTCGGTGCCTGCCGGCGGATCGATGATGACCATGCGGCTTTTCATCTTCTCCGCATGGGCCACGGCGGCATCGATGATGGCCTGCTCGCCGACGGTGTTCCAGGTCTGGTCCGGCAGGCAGAGGATGCTGATGTCGCGATATTTTTCGAATGCGCTGAACACCGCATCATAAGCGGCCTTGTCGGGCAGGCTGCCGTCCGAGCCGCCGCTCAGGGAGACTTCATCCGCCGCGCCGGACAAAAGTAGGTTCAACGAGGCCTGCCCGGTCAGCTCGGTGCCGTCGTTGGCCACGCCGAGCAAAAGATCGATGGACGCATCGGTACCGTCGCCGGGTCCGGTCACCACCACCGCCGAGGCCGGCAGCCGGGTACCGGAGGTCAACACCAGCTGACTGCCCACCGCCTGGCAGGTAAAATTCTCGACCGCCGGGTTGGCCACCACACTGCCGACAACCTGCGTCTGAATCATTGCCGCGACGTCGGCCAGGGTGTTGGTGCCATCAAACGCGTCGGCCGCGAAGGCGACGGGCCGGGCCGTAGCGTCCACACTGACCGTCATGGTCTTGTCGTTCAGCACGCTGAAATCGCTGACGGCACCAAGATCCTGGCTGCTGCTGGTCCCGAGCAGGTAAGTGGTGACATTCTGGACCTCCACCTGCACCCACTCCGACGCATCGTTGACCTTGCTCTCGATGAAATCGGCGGCGTCCGCATCCGCCACGGTCAGGTCGGTAAAGCGTTCGAGTTCCTTGAATTCGCCTTCATCGTCCAGGGATCCGATTCTCAAAGTAAAATAGGTCGTGCTGTCCGCTTTGGGTGCGAAACGCAGCTCCAGCGCATCGCCCCACTCTCCCGGGTTGGCGGCGACAAACCGAATGATCTGGCTGTTGTCGTCGGGATTGAGCAAAAACCCCTCGGCCGTGTCGGCGCTGTCCTCCTGGGCCACGCGCACGATATAGGCCGCGGTGCCCCCATTGAGAAAGAAGTTGTACACGGCAAACCCCATGGGATCGCCCTGAGCGGACTTTCCGGTGTCGCGCAGGCCGCCGAACTGCTCATCGTAAGTATCCCATTTGTAAATCAGGGTGGGCTGGGCCATGGGCCCTTTGGTGGCGTACCCGACGAAGGCGGCCGTCGATGTCCCGACCCCCTCGATCGGCTTGGCGCCGCTGGGAATTTCCTCAACATAAACTCCCGGGTGTAAATAACTGGGCATAACGTTCTCCTTTCAGTCAAAAAGAGAATAGGGTTTTCGGCCGGGCCCAAGCGAACCCGCGCGTGTAGGCTTGCATTATGGGTCATCTCAATTGGCGGTTAATCACTCAGCGTCAATAATACTTCCGAATTTAGCATCATACCGCCCAATCGCATCCTGCAGGATCTTCAGCAGGACCTTGGCATAGGCCGGACTGGTCACGACCCGAGAATGGATCGATTCCCGCTGGGGGTCATCCGCATAGGATTGCCCGAAATCAATAACGAATTCATAGGCGTTGTGACCCACTTTGAAAAAGTTGGCGTAACGTCCTTCCGGATGGCCCTTGCCATCCGTCTCTCGGTGAGAAGAAGTCCACAGCATAAATTCCTCGGCGATTAATGGGTCGGCTGGACGCAAATTACTTTGCAAAGGAAATGCCGCTTCAAGAGTCATCCGCCGGAAAAAAAAATCGCTTTTGTATCAAGCAGTTGAATACTGGTAGGGAGCAAATCCCCATATTTTTCTGCCGGTATCGACAGCGGATGGATGTTACAGTCAACCCCTTCTGCTCACCCTCGTGGCACCCCCTGCCCCGCGCCACCCGGCTTCCACCGTGGCCTGTTACACCGTCGGGTGACAAAGTTACACAATTCTCAAGGATGGCGGCGTTCTTCCACAATGCGGTGCTTGGCCATTTTACGGTACAGGGTCATTCGCGACCAGTTGAGCTTTCTGGCCGCCGTGCTTTTGTTCCAGTTGGTTTCCATGAGAGCGGAAAGTATCGCGGCGCGCTCGTTCTCCGGCATGTGGCGGCTATCTTCCAGGCAGCGTTGGAATTGTACCGGCAGATCGGCGAAATGGATGGTGTCCGCGGGCATGTTGATATAGGTCGCCTCCAAAAGGTTCATCAGCTCACGGACGTTTCCCGGCCAACTGTGTTGACCGAGGGCATCCATGGCGGCGGTGGACAACCCCTTGACCCTGCGTCCGAACTTGAGATTCAGACAGTCAATGGCATGTGCCACCAAAGATGGCAGGTCTTCGGGGTGGTCCCGCAGGCTGGGCATGTGCACCCGCGCCACGTTGAGTCGATAGAACAGATCTTCACGGAAAACACCCTCGGCGATCAGTGTCTCCGGATCCCGGTTGGTGGCGGCCACCAGACGGAAATCCAGCGGCCGGGGATCGCCGCCGCCGAGCGGGGAGATCGCCTTCTCCTCGATGACCCGCAAGATTTTCGCCTGGGCCAAGGAGGTCATATCCCCGATTTCATCGAGAAACACCGTGCCGCCCCGGGCCTGCTCGAAACGTCCCCGGGTTGGGGTTACCGCACCGGTAAAGGCTCCTTTTTCGTAGCCGAACAATTCACTCTCCACCAGACTGTCCGGTAGCGCGGCACAGTTGACGCTGACCATGGGCTGGCGGGTACGGGTGCTCTTCGTGTGGATGATGCCGGCGGCCAGTTCTTTACCGGTGCCGGTTTCCCCGGTGATCAGCACGGTACTGTCAACAATCGCAATCCGTTCCAAAAGACCGTTTATTTCTTCCATGATCCGGCTTTCGCCAACCAACTTTCCGGGAAAATATCCTTTGGATGCGTCTTTTGATAATGTGCCTTTTGATAAGTTCTCGTTATCCGATCCCAGTTTTTGTTCAATCTGCGCCAACAGGGCCTTGGCTCGGAGCGGATACTTGAAATAGTCATCAACCCCGGCTTTCAGGGCGCCGATGGCCAGTGACTCGCTACTCTCCCGGGCAACCAGGAACACCGGTGTGGTCGGGAAACGACGCTTGATGTGGCTCACGGATGCCAACACCCGTGAATTCGCTGCCGTTCCGCTATACACAAGGACCAGCCCCGGCTGATGACGGTCCATGGCGGCAACGACGGATTCTCCCGGTGTCGTGTGCACCCAGGTGAGGTTACGGGATAACGACGGGTCGGCCATAAAATCCGAAGGACGACCGTCGCAAGCAACGATCAGAACAGATGGATGCATGATAGGTGGCCCCCTGTTGTCATTGGGTCTGCGGTGCACCCGGCAATTTGATGATCGGTTGTTTTTCAATACGACCCGAAACCGGATACGCGGGGGTGGTCAAAAAATAGGGTCCGCCGTTCTGGCAACTGGCATTGGGTTCGGCGGTTTCCGAATCGCTCCGGATCGGGGAAATCGGTATTGTCGAGAAGACATTGTTATATTAATATGTATTACACTTTGTAACAAATAAAATATGATTCACATCACAATTGATCTATCGTGCCTGGTTCCCTATGATATATTTTATAGGTTATGAGCCCGACAATTCGAAAAGCAAACGACTGAATCGTCCGGATAACGGCCCCACAGCCGGGGAGCAAGCAGCCGCCATGACCGACGACTGGTCCGTACTGATCATCGACGATGAAGAGGACATCCGCGAGGTGACCGCCCTGACGCTCAGGGACGCCGGATACCGGGTGGAGACCGCCGTCGACGGCAAGGACGGCCTGGCACGCTGCGAAACCGTTGCTCCGCGCATCGTCATCACCGATATCCGCATGCCCCGCATGGATGGCATCCAGGTACTGGAAGCCGTCAAGGCGCGCTTCCCGGACACCGAAGTCATCGTTGCCACCGCTTTCGGTGAGATGGATACCGCCATCCGGGCCCTGCAGCTGGACGCCTCGGACTTCATCACCAAACCAATCCACAACGACGCCATGATGGTGGCCCTCTCCCGTGCCCGTCGCCGCTACACCACCCGCCGGCAATTGAAAGCCCACACCCGCCAGCTAGAGCAGGGGCTTTCCCGTACCACCCGGCAACTGGAGGAGACGGTCACCTACCTCGAACGTCTCATCGAAAGCGCCATGGACGGCATCTGCGGCTGCGATGCCGAGGGACGGGTGGTCATCTTCAACCGCAGCATGGAACAGATGCTGGGGATCGATCGCAGCCGGGTCATCGGCCGGTTACGGATGGATCACTTCTTCCGTCCTGATGAATACCACCGCTTCGAAAAGGACCTTGCCGCTACCGGCCATGGCGGTGCCGGTCGGCTGATGCTTTACGAAACCCGCCTTCTGGACCAGGCCGGCCAGCCGGTTCCGGTGCAGTTGTCGGCCACGCCGTTGACGGAAGCGGATCCGACCGCCGGCCGGGTCTGTTTTGTACGCGACCTGCGCTGCATCCACCGTCTGCAGCAGGAGATGGCCGACCAGGCGCGCCTGCTGCACCAGGATAAAATGATGTCCCTGGGTCGACTGGCCGCCAGCGTGGCCCACGAAATCAATAATCCGCTGGCCGGCATTCTCAACTACATCCGGCTGATGCAGCGCACCGTGCAGAAGGGCCCGCTTCCGGCGGAGAAGCAGGCCCGGTTCGGGGATTATCTCGAACTGGTGGAGACCGAAACCGACCGCTGTGCGAAAATCGTTTCCAGTCTGCTCACGTTTTCCCGCAAATCCCCGGTTTCCATGGGACCGGTGTCGGTGGAAGAAGTATTGGAGCGCAGTATTGTACTGGCCCGCCATCGCCTGGAATTGGCCAATGTCGAACTGGCCACCCATATTGACGACCATCTTCCCGCCATCCGCGGAGACGCCAACCAGCTTCAGCAGTGCCTGCTCAATCTGATCTTCAACGCAGTTGATGCCATGCTCCGGGGAGGAACCTTGACACTGGCAGCCAGGACGGATACGCCCGCCGGCATGGTGGCGATCACAGTGCAGGACACCGGCCATGGAATCAGCGAGGCGGACATGGGGCATATTTTCGAACCGTTTTTCACCACCAAACAGGAGGGCAGCGGCATCGGATTGGGCCTCTCCACGACTTACGGCATCATCGAGCGCCACGGCGGAACCCTGACGGCCGCCAGCCAACCCGGCCAGGGGACCCGGTTCGAAATCCGGCTCCCTTTGTCGCCATCAGACCCCATGCAGTCCGGAGCGGTGTCATGAAAACGGCCGAAACGACGTTGCAAAAATGGCTGGGAATCCGATGCGACCACTGGCTGGACGTCATGGACGAGCTGAACATCGGCGCATTCGTGGCCGATGGCCGGCGCCGGATCACCGCCATCAATCTCAGTGCCCAGGCACTGCTCGGCCTGCACAAAACGGAAGTCCTTGACCGTGACTGCCGGGAAGTTTTCACCGGTGTTCCCTGCACCGTGACCTGCGTCCTCGATCACCCGGACGCCTCGGGTGAAAAAAATCCGGACCTGGAAGTCACCGATGAGGAAAACCGGCGGCATCTGATCACCCGCATGGCCACGCCCATCACCAACGGTCGGGGGGAAATTGCCGGATGCATGACAATCCTTCAGGACCACTCCCCGATCACCCATCTGATCGATCGCCTGCACTACGAAGAGCATCGTCTCAAAATTATCCTGGACAACCTCGATGTGGGCATTTTCACCGTTAACCGGGGCGGCCTGATTAATTTTTTCAACCGCGCGGCAGAAACCATCTCGGGCTATGATCGCCACCAGGTGCTGGGCAAATCCTTTGCCATGCTCTTTCCCGACACGGAAACCGAGGATGTCTGCCTGCTGAAGGAATCCATTGCCAGCGGCAAGGCCCGCACCCGCTGCCGGGGATGCATGATCGACAGGGAAGGCGTCAACGTTCCCATTCGCGCCAACTACATGGCCTTGAAAAACGAAACGGATGTCATCATCGGCGGGCTGGCGACCTTTCACGACATGACCCTGGCCCATCAGTTCAACCAGACCATCAGCAACCGCTACACCTTCCACGACATGATCGGCAAGGATCCGGCCATGCACCGGATTTTCGATATGGTTTCGGTCGTGGCGCCCAGCGACGCCACCGTGCTGGTGGAAGGCGCCACGGGCACCGGCAAAGATCTTATGGCCCGGGTGATCCATTCGGCCAGCAGGCGAGCGGCCAAACCGCTGGTAAAAGTCAACTGCGCAGCCATTCCCGAAAACCTCATCGAATCGGAAATCTTCGGTTACGTCAAAGGCGCCTTCACCGGTGCGGAGCGCGACAAACCGGGACGCTTTTCGGATGCCGAGGGCGGCACCATCTTTCTGGACGAGATCGGGGATCTGCCCCTTTCCCTGCAGGCCAAACTGCTACGTGTGCTGGAGGACCGCGAGTTCTACCCCCTGGGCAGCCGCCGCACCCAAAAGGTGGATGTGCGCATCATCTCGGCGACCAACCGCACGCTCACCGACCTGGTGAATCAGGGCCTGTTCCGACAGGATCTCTACTACCGGCTCAACGTCATGCGGATCGAACTGCCGCCGCTGGCGGCACGACGCGGCGACCTGCCCCTGCTGATCCGCCACATCGCCCGCAGCCTCTGTGCCGCCCGTGCCGTGACACCACCGGCAATCTCCCGTTCGGCCATGCAGATTCTGCTCAACTATGACTACCCGGGCAACGTGCGCGAACTGGAAAACATCCTGGAACACGCCCTGATCATCTGCCGTGAAGTCATGATCCAGCCCGACCACCTGCCCGACTATGTCCGCCAGCGAAATGGCCGCCGCACGCTTCAAGAATCCGCCGCAGTGCCTGCCCGGGACGCTGCCGAATACCATCGCATCCTGTCCGCCCTGAAGAAAACCGGCGGCCGCCGCCAGCAAGCCGCCCGGGAACTGGGTATGGAACGTACCACGCTGTGGCGAAAAATGAAAAAATACCAGATTCGACTGTAATTCATT
This window harbors:
- a CDS encoding phage tail protein, which produces MAAPLFPVNTHRHDPYRTFKFQVVIDGQVVAGLKKMSALKKKTEPVKWRASNDPSHERIMPGGTSYEPVTLEQGLTHDPVFETWANLVNNIEGDGGMSLKNFRKDVIINVLNLQGQVAIAYKLYRAWVSDYQAVPDLDAGSMNTVGIQTVTLQHEGWQRDTSVSEPTES
- a CDS encoding phage tail sheath C-terminal domain-containing protein; this translates as MPSYLHPGVYVEEIPSGAKPIEGVGTSTAAFVGYATKGPMAQPTLIYKWDTYDEQFGGLRDTGKSAQGDPMGFAVYNFFLNGGTAAYIVRVAQEDSADTAEGFLLNPDDNSQIIRFVAANPGEWGDALELRFAPKADSTTYFTLRIGSLDDEGEFKELERFTDLTVADADAADFIESKVNDASEWVQVEVQNVTTYLLGTSSSQDLGAVSDFSVLNDKTMTVSVDATARPVAFAADAFDGTNTLADVAAMIQTQVVGSVVANPAVENFTCQAVGSQLVLTSGTRLPASAVVVTGPGDGTDASIDLLLGVANDGTELTGQASLNLLLSGAADEVSLSGGSDGSLPDKAAYDAVFSAFEKYRDISILCLPDQTWNTVGEQAIIDAAVAHAEKMKSRMVIIDPPAGTEFTTEKSVTDLGFKPKTYAVVYYPWAKVANPFYNAETNPGVPTTLLVGPSAFAAGMWAKTDGRRGVWKAPAGVETSLLGVAGLQYVVEDSEQDSLNPLGINCLRRMPGYGPVIWGTRTLATKAEPEWRYVPVRRTAIMIEQSIFNGIQWAVFEPNNHNLWASLRGNIGSFMDGLFRAGAFQGEKASDAYFVRCGLGDTMTQGDIDRGQVIVIVGFAPLKPAEFVIVRIQQKVAQQ
- a CDS encoding DUF3467 domain-containing protein yields the protein MTLEAAFPLQSNLRPADPLIAEEFMLWTSSHRETDGKGHPEGRYANFFKVGHNAYEFVIDFGQSYADDPQRESIHSRVVTSPAYAKVLLKILQDAIGRYDAKFGSIIDAE
- a CDS encoding sigma-54-dependent transcriptional regulator; the encoded protein is MHPSVLIVACDGRPSDFMADPSLSRNLTWVHTTPGESVVAAMDRHQPGLVLVYSGTAANSRVLASVSHIKRRFPTTPVFLVARESSESLAIGALKAGVDDYFKYPLRAKALLAQIEQKLGSDNENLSKGTLSKDASKGYFPGKLVGESRIMEEINGLLERIAIVDSTVLITGETGTGKELAAGIIHTKSTRTRQPMVSVNCAALPDSLVESELFGYEKGAFTGAVTPTRGRFEQARGGTVFLDEIGDMTSLAQAKILRVIEEKAISPLGGGDPRPLDFRLVAATNRDPETLIAEGVFREDLFYRLNVARVHMPSLRDHPEDLPSLVAHAIDCLNLKFGRRVKGLSTAAMDALGQHSWPGNVRELMNLLEATYINMPADTIHFADLPVQFQRCLEDSRHMPENERAAILSALMETNWNKSTAARKLNWSRMTLYRKMAKHRIVEERRHP
- a CDS encoding response regulator encodes the protein MTDDWSVLIIDDEEDIREVTALTLRDAGYRVETAVDGKDGLARCETVAPRIVITDIRMPRMDGIQVLEAVKARFPDTEVIVATAFGEMDTAIRALQLDASDFITKPIHNDAMMVALSRARRRYTTRRQLKAHTRQLEQGLSRTTRQLEETVTYLERLIESAMDGICGCDAEGRVVIFNRSMEQMLGIDRSRVIGRLRMDHFFRPDEYHRFEKDLAATGHGGAGRLMLYETRLLDQAGQPVPVQLSATPLTEADPTAGRVCFVRDLRCIHRLQQEMADQARLLHQDKMMSLGRLAASVAHEINNPLAGILNYIRLMQRTVQKGPLPAEKQARFGDYLELVETETDRCAKIVSSLLTFSRKSPVSMGPVSVEEVLERSIVLARHRLELANVELATHIDDHLPAIRGDANQLQQCLLNLIFNAVDAMLRGGTLTLAARTDTPAGMVAITVQDTGHGISEADMGHIFEPFFTTKQEGSGIGLGLSTTYGIIERHGGTLTAASQPGQGTRFEIRLPLSPSDPMQSGAVS
- a CDS encoding sigma 54-interacting transcriptional regulator, encoding MKTAETTLQKWLGIRCDHWLDVMDELNIGAFVADGRRRITAINLSAQALLGLHKTEVLDRDCREVFTGVPCTVTCVLDHPDASGEKNPDLEVTDEENRRHLITRMATPITNGRGEIAGCMTILQDHSPITHLIDRLHYEEHRLKIILDNLDVGIFTVNRGGLINFFNRAAETISGYDRHQVLGKSFAMLFPDTETEDVCLLKESIASGKARTRCRGCMIDREGVNVPIRANYMALKNETDVIIGGLATFHDMTLAHQFNQTISNRYTFHDMIGKDPAMHRIFDMVSVVAPSDATVLVEGATGTGKDLMARVIHSASRRAAKPLVKVNCAAIPENLIESEIFGYVKGAFTGAERDKPGRFSDAEGGTIFLDEIGDLPLSLQAKLLRVLEDREFYPLGSRRTQKVDVRIISATNRTLTDLVNQGLFRQDLYYRLNVMRIELPPLAARRGDLPLLIRHIARSLCAARAVTPPAISRSAMQILLNYDYPGNVRELENILEHALIICREVMIQPDHLPDYVRQRNGRRTLQESAAVPARDAAEYHRILSALKKTGGRRQQAARELGMERTTLWRKMKKYQIRL